One genomic region from Ornithinimicrobium flavum encodes:
- the tal gene encoding transaldolase, which translates to MNDSKPTQAPTEGATADRSATRTTLHELAEAGVSVWLDDLNRPMITDGDLQGYIDRGVLGVTTNPTIFAAALSEGEAYGTQVASLAAEGADVDAAVFALTTQDVSDACDIFLPVYEATGGQDGRVSIEVDPRLAKDTAGTVEMAKQLWAQIDRPNLLIKIPATVEGLPAISQVLAEGISVNVTLIFSLDRYRGVMNAYLTGLEQAREHGRDLSSIRSVASFFVSRVDGEIDQQLEKIGTDEALSLRGKAGLANARLAYQAFQEVFSTPRWANLADDGAHVQRPLWASTGVKNPDYPDTLYVTELVAPDTVNTMPAKTLDATVDHGEITGDTVTGSYAEAQQVLDDLERAGVSYTDVVDLLETEGVDKFEKSWGELLGTVQEELNKAGGSAGPTGAGA; encoded by the coding sequence ATGAACGACAGCAAGCCGACCCAGGCCCCCACCGAGGGCGCCACCGCCGACCGGTCCGCCACCCGCACGACCCTGCACGAGCTGGCCGAGGCCGGCGTCTCGGTCTGGCTGGACGACCTGAACCGGCCGATGATCACCGACGGCGACCTCCAGGGCTACATCGACCGGGGTGTCCTGGGCGTGACCACCAACCCGACGATCTTCGCCGCCGCGCTGTCCGAGGGCGAGGCGTACGGGACACAGGTGGCCTCCCTCGCCGCCGAGGGCGCCGACGTCGACGCAGCGGTCTTCGCGCTGACGACCCAGGACGTGAGCGACGCCTGCGACATCTTCCTGCCGGTCTACGAGGCCACCGGCGGCCAGGACGGTCGCGTCTCCATCGAGGTCGACCCGCGCCTGGCCAAGGACACCGCCGGCACCGTCGAGATGGCCAAGCAGCTGTGGGCGCAGATCGACCGCCCCAACCTGCTCATCAAGATCCCGGCCACCGTCGAGGGGCTCCCGGCGATCAGCCAGGTGCTGGCCGAGGGGATCAGCGTCAACGTGACGCTCATCTTCAGCCTGGACCGCTACCGCGGGGTGATGAACGCCTACCTGACCGGGCTGGAGCAGGCCCGTGAGCACGGCCGGGACCTGAGCTCGATCCGCTCGGTCGCGAGCTTCTTCGTCTCCCGGGTCGACGGCGAGATCGACCAGCAGCTGGAGAAGATCGGCACCGACGAGGCCCTGTCCCTGCGCGGCAAGGCCGGACTGGCCAACGCACGCCTGGCCTACCAGGCGTTCCAGGAGGTCTTCTCCACCCCCCGCTGGGCCAACCTGGCCGACGACGGGGCGCACGTGCAGCGGCCGCTGTGGGCCTCGACCGGCGTGAAGAACCCGGACTACCCCGACACCCTCTACGTCACCGAGCTCGTCGCCCCGGACACCGTCAACACGATGCCGGCCAAGACGCTCGATGCGACGGTCGACCACGGCGAGATCACCGGTGACACCGTGACCGGTTCCTACGCCGAGGCCCAGCAGGTGCTGGACGACCTGGAGCGGGCCGGCGTGTCCTACACCGACGTGGTGGACCTGCTCGAGACCGAGGGCGTCGACAAGTTCGAGAAGTCCTGGGGCGAGCTGCTGGGCACCGTGCAGGAGGAGCTCAACAAGGCCGGCGGCTCTGCCGGCCCCACGGGGGCCGGCGCGTGA
- a CDS encoding Rieske (2Fe-2S) protein, which yields MSRPRPVAPAHRDVTRRAVLGGGCGVGATGLVSACGGEDTRSAETAGDGSVRVPAVDTPVGGSTYYRGADVIVSQPQEGSFTAFDATCPHQGCQTSSLGPDGELVCPCHNSAFDPATGEVVSGPATSGLTVLPVSVEGADLVIRG from the coding sequence ATGAGCCGCCCCCGCCCCGTCGCCCCGGCCCACCGCGACGTGACCCGTCGCGCCGTCCTGGGAGGAGGGTGCGGCGTCGGCGCCACCGGCCTGGTCTCGGCCTGCGGCGGCGAGGACACCAGGAGCGCCGAGACGGCGGGCGACGGCTCGGTGCGGGTGCCCGCGGTGGACACGCCCGTCGGGGGCTCGACCTACTACCGGGGCGCGGACGTCATCGTCAGCCAGCCGCAGGAGGGCTCGTTCACCGCCTTCGACGCGACCTGCCCGCACCAGGGGTGCCAGACCTCCTCCCTCGGCCCGGACGGAGAGCTGGTCTGCCCCTGCCACAACAGCGCCTTCGACCCCGCGACCGGGGAGGTCGTCTCCGGCCCGGCGACGTCGGGCCTCACCGTGCTGCCCGTCAGCGTCGAGGGCGCCGACCTCGTGATCCGTGGCTGA
- a CDS encoding RNA polymerase-binding protein RbpA: MVGTNAIRGSRVGSGPMGESERGETAPRIVVSYWCGRGHETRPSFAQDDEIQVPDVWDCPRCGLPAGQDRDNPPQPLRNEPYKTHLAYVKERRSPQDGEALLDEALASMRARGVGGGTATPTS, encoded by the coding sequence ATGGTCGGGACCAACGCGATCCGTGGCAGCCGTGTGGGCTCCGGGCCGATGGGGGAGAGCGAGCGGGGGGAGACCGCACCCCGGATCGTCGTGAGCTACTGGTGCGGCCGGGGCCACGAGACCCGACCCAGCTTCGCCCAGGACGACGAGATCCAGGTGCCGGACGTCTGGGACTGCCCGCGCTGCGGCCTGCCCGCCGGGCAGGACCGTGACAACCCGCCCCAGCCGTTGCGCAACGAGCCGTACAAGACCCACCTGGCCTACGTCAAGGAGCGGCGCAGCCCGCAGGACGGCGAGGCCCTGCTCGACGAGGCCCTGGCGTCGATGCGCGCCCGCGGCGTCGGCGGCGGCACCGCCACCCCGACCTCCTGA
- a CDS encoding gluconeogenesis factor YvcK family protein: MSASLQALRHITEAITAVVTVADDGGSSGRLRRQFDILPPGDLRMALAALCEDTAWGHQWSAVLQHRFRGEGELAGHALGNLLIVALWDLLPEGQEVRGLDLVGRLLNTRGRVVPMSTVPLSIEAVMLEDGTDGPVEVTVRGQSSVASHPGRVSSVQLVPQDPPATPEALESIKLADFVVLGPGSWFTSVMPHLLVPDLLQALRDTPASRILTLNVSLTDDEASGYTVADHVAAVAAHAPGLRLDHVVVDPHVLRTAADRAALEAAVATVGGQLLVTPVGTVRRPGQHDTLRLAAAYRDIMAGSHG, encoded by the coding sequence CTGTCGGCCTCCCTCCAGGCGCTGCGGCACATCACGGAGGCCATCACGGCCGTGGTCACGGTGGCCGACGACGGGGGGTCCAGCGGACGCCTGCGTCGGCAGTTCGACATCCTGCCCCCGGGCGACCTGCGGATGGCCCTGGCCGCGCTGTGCGAGGACACCGCATGGGGTCACCAGTGGTCCGCCGTGCTCCAGCACCGCTTCCGGGGGGAGGGCGAGCTCGCCGGGCACGCCCTGGGCAACCTGCTCATCGTGGCGCTGTGGGACCTGCTGCCGGAGGGTCAGGAGGTGCGCGGCCTGGACCTGGTGGGGAGGCTGCTGAACACCCGCGGCCGGGTCGTGCCCATGTCCACCGTCCCCCTGTCGATCGAGGCGGTCATGCTCGAGGACGGCACGGACGGCCCGGTCGAGGTGACCGTCCGCGGGCAGTCCTCGGTCGCCTCCCACCCCGGGCGCGTCTCCTCGGTCCAGCTCGTGCCCCAGGACCCGCCCGCGACCCCCGAGGCGCTGGAGTCGATCAAGCTCGCCGACTTCGTCGTCCTCGGCCCGGGCTCCTGGTTCACCTCCGTGATGCCGCACCTGCTGGTGCCCGACCTGCTGCAGGCCCTGCGGGACACCCCGGCCTCCCGCATCCTCACCCTCAACGTGAGCCTGACCGACGACGAGGCCAGCGGCTACACCGTGGCCGACCACGTCGCGGCCGTGGCCGCCCACGCACCCGGGCTGCGCCTCGACCACGTCGTCGTGGACCCGCACGTCCTGCGGACCGCCGCCGACCGCGCGGCGCTGGAGGCCGCGGTCGCCACGGTCGGGGGCCAGCTCCTCGTGACCCCCGTGGGGACCGTGCGCAGACCCGGCCAGCACGACACGCTGCGGCTCGCCGCGGCATACCGGGACATCATGGCCGGGAGCCACGGATGA
- the secG gene encoding preprotein translocase subunit SecG, with the protein MEYVRWFLNGLLVITSLFLVLLILMHKGKGGGMSDMFGGGMSSSLGGSSIAERNLNRITVAMAVIWGSVVVALGVLLRFS; encoded by the coding sequence GTGGAGTACGTGCGCTGGTTCCTCAATGGGCTGCTGGTCATCACCAGCCTCTTCCTCGTGCTCCTCATCCTCATGCACAAGGGCAAGGGTGGAGGGATGTCGGACATGTTCGGCGGGGGTATGAGCAGCAGCCTCGGCGGGTCCTCGATCGCCGAGCGCAACCTCAACCGCATCACCGTCGCGATGGCGGTCATCTGGGGGAGCGTCGTCGTGGCCCTGGGCGTGCTGCTGCGATTCTCCTGA
- a CDS encoding phosphoglycerate kinase, whose product MRTIEQLSEQLGGLSGRTVLVRSDLNVPLDGSSITDDGRVRASVPTITELAEAGARVVVTAHLGRPKGAPEARYSLAPVAQRLSELLGKEVTFVEETVGERATSAVRAMSDGDVVLLENLRFHPGETAKTDEERADFARQLAGLADAFVSDGFGVVHRAQASVYDVARLLPHAAGGLVRSEVEVMRQLREDPQRPYVVILGGAKVSDKLGVIESLLSVADRLLVGGGMVFTFLRAQGHEVGTSLLEEDQVDTVRGYLEAAAERGVEIVLPTDIVVADAFSAEARHEVVPADGIPADMMGLDIGPDSAAFFVDQLADARTVFWNGPMGAFEMAPYAAGTRAVAEALVQRTRDGAMTVVGGGDSAAAVREFGYADDDFGHISTGGGASLEYLEGKDLPGLQVLED is encoded by the coding sequence ATGCGGACGATCGAGCAGCTGAGCGAGCAGCTCGGCGGCCTGTCGGGGCGCACCGTCCTGGTCCGGTCCGACCTCAACGTGCCGCTGGACGGCTCGAGCATCACCGACGACGGCCGGGTGCGCGCCTCGGTCCCCACGATCACCGAGCTCGCCGAGGCGGGGGCCCGGGTGGTCGTGACCGCCCACCTGGGTCGTCCCAAGGGTGCGCCCGAGGCGCGCTACTCCCTGGCCCCCGTCGCCCAGCGGCTCTCCGAGCTGCTCGGCAAGGAGGTCACCTTCGTCGAGGAGACCGTCGGCGAGCGCGCGACGTCTGCCGTCCGGGCGATGTCCGACGGTGACGTCGTCCTGCTGGAGAACCTGCGCTTCCACCCCGGGGAGACCGCCAAGACCGACGAGGAGCGGGCCGACTTCGCCCGGCAGCTGGCCGGTCTGGCCGACGCCTTCGTCTCCGACGGTTTCGGCGTGGTCCACCGCGCGCAGGCCTCGGTCTACGACGTCGCCCGGCTGCTGCCGCATGCCGCCGGGGGCCTGGTGCGATCCGAGGTTGAGGTGATGCGCCAGTTGCGCGAGGACCCCCAGCGTCCCTACGTCGTCATCCTCGGCGGGGCCAAGGTGAGCGACAAGCTGGGCGTCATCGAGTCGCTTCTGTCCGTCGCCGACCGGCTGCTCGTCGGCGGTGGCATGGTCTTCACCTTCCTCAGGGCCCAGGGCCACGAGGTGGGCACCAGCCTGCTGGAGGAGGACCAGGTCGACACGGTCCGCGGCTACCTGGAGGCGGCGGCCGAGCGCGGGGTCGAGATCGTGCTCCCGACCGACATCGTGGTCGCGGACGCCTTCTCCGCCGAGGCGCGCCACGAGGTGGTGCCGGCGGACGGCATACCGGCGGACATGATGGGTCTGGACATCGGTCCCGACTCCGCCGCTTTCTTCGTCGACCAGCTGGCCGACGCCCGCACCGTCTTCTGGAACGGCCCCATGGGCGCCTTCGAGATGGCGCCCTACGCCGCCGGGACCCGGGCGGTGGCCGAGGCGCTGGTCCAGCGCACCCGCGACGGCGCGATGACCGTCGTGGGCGGCGGCGACAGCGCCGCGGCGGTGCGCGAGTTCGGCTATGCCGACGACGACTTCGGGCACATCTCCACCGGAGGCGGGGCGAGCCTGGAGTATCTCGAGGGCAAGGACCTTCCCGGACTCCAGGTGCTGGAGGACTGA
- a CDS encoding glucose-6-phosphate isomerase, with the protein MSSLLVTAVGAAADAVEAHLPTLVEESFASRLFAQDPTLWGPEAQEEASVRLSWVGLPRSSRPLVGEVEALGEQLRERGVSRIVLCGMGGSSLAPEVICATAGVPLVVLDSSDPAMVRSVLEEDLARTAVVVSSKSGSTLETDSQRRAFVQAFTDAGIDPTERVVIVTDPGSPLDEQSRADGYRVVNADPDVGGRYSALTAFGLVPSGLAGVDVGALLDEAEEVADLLAEDDGANPGLRLGAALGGTEPLRDKLLFTDAGSGIVGLADWAEQLIAESTGKSGTGVLPVVVPAGTDPLDGLSDPSDCTVVVLAGDDDEEDDGPSATDTRATGAAAGSEVTVSGSLGAQLLLWEVATAVAGRLLGINPFDQPDVESAKDAARRIMASGAGASDDPDAVEGAAEIRALGGPWLPDGTATLRGAVDALLEQVDPHRGYLAVMAYLDRIAHADLADVQADLVDRTGRPVTFGWGPRFLHSTGQYHKGGPAQGVYLQVTATADEDLPVPGKDFTFGEFIAAQAAGDASVLADHDRPVLRVHLTDLSAGLSQLRSVLGR; encoded by the coding sequence GTGAGCTCGTTGCTGGTCACGGCCGTCGGCGCCGCGGCGGACGCGGTCGAGGCCCACCTGCCGACGCTCGTGGAGGAGTCCTTCGCCTCCCGTCTCTTCGCCCAGGACCCGACCCTGTGGGGGCCGGAGGCGCAGGAGGAGGCCTCGGTCCGGCTCTCGTGGGTCGGTCTCCCGCGCAGCTCGCGCCCGCTGGTGGGTGAGGTCGAGGCGCTGGGCGAGCAGCTGCGCGAGCGCGGGGTCTCTCGCATCGTCCTGTGCGGCATGGGCGGCTCCTCGCTGGCCCCCGAGGTCATCTGCGCCACGGCCGGCGTGCCGCTGGTGGTGCTCGACAGCTCCGACCCCGCCATGGTCCGCTCCGTGCTGGAGGAGGACCTGGCGCGGACGGCCGTGGTGGTCTCGTCGAAGTCGGGATCGACCCTGGAGACCGACAGCCAGCGACGGGCCTTCGTGCAGGCCTTCACCGACGCGGGCATCGACCCGACCGAGCGCGTCGTCATCGTGACCGACCCCGGGAGCCCGTTGGACGAGCAGTCCCGCGCGGACGGCTACCGGGTCGTCAACGCCGACCCGGACGTCGGTGGACGCTACTCCGCCCTCACCGCCTTCGGGCTGGTGCCCTCCGGCCTGGCCGGTGTCGACGTGGGCGCGCTGCTGGACGAGGCCGAGGAGGTCGCCGACCTGCTGGCCGAGGACGACGGGGCCAACCCGGGCCTGCGCCTCGGGGCGGCCCTCGGCGGCACCGAGCCGCTGCGGGACAAGCTGCTGTTCACCGACGCCGGGTCCGGCATCGTCGGCCTGGCCGACTGGGCCGAGCAGCTCATCGCGGAGTCCACGGGCAAGAGCGGCACCGGGGTGCTGCCCGTGGTCGTCCCGGCGGGGACCGACCCCCTGGACGGCCTGTCCGACCCCTCGGACTGCACCGTCGTGGTGCTGGCCGGCGACGACGACGAGGAGGACGACGGACCGTCCGCCACGGACACCCGGGCCACGGGCGCGGCGGCCGGGTCGGAGGTGACGGTCTCCGGGTCGCTCGGCGCGCAGCTGCTGCTCTGGGAGGTCGCGACCGCCGTGGCCGGGCGGCTGCTCGGCATCAACCCCTTCGACCAGCCGGACGTCGAGAGCGCCAAGGACGCGGCGCGGCGCATCATGGCCTCGGGGGCCGGCGCGTCCGACGACCCGGACGCGGTCGAGGGCGCGGCGGAGATCCGTGCGCTCGGCGGCCCGTGGCTCCCGGACGGCACCGCCACGCTGCGGGGTGCGGTCGACGCCCTGCTGGAGCAGGTGGACCCGCACCGGGGCTATCTGGCGGTCATGGCCTACCTGGACCGGATCGCCCACGCCGACCTGGCGGACGTCCAGGCCGACCTGGTCGACCGGACCGGGCGACCGGTGACCTTCGGCTGGGGCCCGCGCTTCCTGCACTCCACCGGGCAGTACCACAAGGGCGGCCCCGCCCAGGGCGTCTACCTGCAGGTCACCGCGACGGCCGACGAGGACCTCCCGGTCCCGGGCAAGGACTTCACCTTCGGCGAGTTCATCGCCGCCCAGGCCGCCGGGGACGCCTCCGTCCTCGCTGACCACGACCGCCCCGTCCTGCGCGTGCACCTGACCGACCTGTCCGCAGGCCTGAGCCAGCTGCGCTCCGTCCTCGGCCGCTGA
- the tpiA gene encoding triose-phosphate isomerase, with translation MATVKVTPRTPLMAGNWKMNLDHLQATHLVQKLDWALRDKRHDFAAVEVVVLPPFTDLRSVQTLVQGDKLELGYGGQDLSQHDDGAYTGEISGAFLAKLGCSYVVVGHSERREYHAESDELVGAKVRAALRHDLTPILCVGEPLEVRQAGQHVEHVVGQLRAALEGLEGEQVARVVVAYEPVWAIGTGEVATAEDAQEVCRAVRTTVSDLVGDEVAGGLRVLYGGSVKPGNVAELMAQEDVDGALVGGASLSVDDFVAICRFQQHHGTA, from the coding sequence ATGGCAACCGTCAAGGTCACCCCGCGCACGCCGTTGATGGCGGGGAACTGGAAGATGAACCTGGACCACCTCCAGGCGACCCACCTGGTCCAGAAGCTCGACTGGGCCCTGCGGGACAAGCGGCACGACTTCGCCGCCGTCGAGGTGGTCGTCCTGCCGCCGTTCACCGACCTGCGGTCGGTGCAGACCCTGGTGCAGGGCGACAAGCTGGAGCTCGGCTACGGCGGGCAGGACCTGTCCCAGCACGACGACGGGGCCTACACCGGGGAGATCTCCGGGGCCTTCCTGGCCAAGCTGGGCTGCTCCTACGTGGTCGTCGGGCACAGCGAGCGGCGGGAGTACCACGCCGAGTCCGACGAGCTGGTCGGGGCCAAGGTCCGCGCCGCGCTCCGGCACGACCTCACGCCGATCCTGTGCGTGGGCGAGCCGCTGGAGGTGCGGCAGGCCGGCCAGCACGTCGAGCACGTCGTGGGTCAGCTCCGCGCGGCGCTCGAGGGTCTGGAGGGCGAGCAGGTGGCGCGCGTGGTCGTCGCCTACGAGCCGGTCTGGGCGATCGGGACCGGTGAGGTCGCGACCGCCGAGGACGCCCAGGAGGTCTGCCGGGCCGTCCGCACCACCGTCTCCGACCTCGTCGGCGACGAGGTGGCCGGCGGTCTGCGCGTGCTCTACGGGGGCTCGGTGAAGCCGGGCAACGTGGCCGAGCTCATGGCCCAGGAGGACGTCGACGGCGCCCTCGTGGGAGGGGCGTCGCTGAGCGTGGACGACTTCGTGGCGATCTGCCGCTTCCAGCAGCACCACGGCACGGCCTGA
- the rapZ gene encoding RNase adapter RapZ: MTTPPAGGAPQGPPEPAGPDRSGHVAIITGMSGAGRTTAGRVIEDRGWYVVDNLPPALIPELMRLTADDPARQKIAAIVDVRTRDFTRELDRALEELAGGGLRPRIIFVDSSDESLVRRFESVRRPHPLQGEGLLLDGIRRERRMLADLRSSADVVIDTTNDNVHQLSAKIDALLNTDARVQLRLAIVSFGYKYGIPLDADVVLDLRFLPNPYWIPELRDFTGRDPQVRDFVLGQERTGTYLDHAEQMLRTAVSGYLQEGRRYVTVAVGCTGGKHRSVATAEELTRRLEDLEEAGVQLTTFHRDLGRE, from the coding sequence GTGACGACACCTCCCGCCGGCGGGGCGCCGCAGGGCCCTCCGGAGCCGGCCGGCCCGGACCGGTCCGGCCACGTGGCCATCATCACCGGCATGTCCGGGGCCGGCCGCACCACCGCCGGCCGGGTGATCGAGGACCGCGGCTGGTACGTCGTGGACAACCTGCCGCCGGCCCTCATCCCCGAGCTCATGCGGCTGACCGCCGACGACCCGGCCCGGCAGAAGATCGCGGCGATCGTGGACGTCCGGACCCGCGACTTCACCCGGGAGCTCGACCGGGCGCTGGAGGAGCTGGCCGGTGGTGGCCTGCGACCGCGCATCATCTTCGTCGACTCCTCCGACGAGTCCCTGGTGCGGCGCTTCGAGTCGGTCCGCCGGCCGCACCCGCTCCAGGGCGAGGGGCTCCTGCTGGACGGCATCCGCCGCGAGCGCCGGATGCTCGCGGACCTGCGCTCGTCGGCGGACGTCGTCATCGACACCACGAACGACAACGTCCACCAGCTCAGCGCCAAGATCGACGCGCTGCTCAACACCGACGCGCGGGTGCAGCTGCGTCTCGCCATCGTCTCCTTCGGCTACAAGTACGGCATCCCGCTCGACGCCGACGTCGTCCTCGACCTGCGCTTCCTGCCCAACCCTTACTGGATCCCCGAGCTGCGCGACTTCACCGGACGCGACCCGCAGGTGCGCGACTTCGTCCTGGGGCAGGAACGCACCGGCACCTACCTCGACCACGCCGAGCAGATGCTGCGCACCGCGGTGAGCGGCTACCTCCAGGAGGGGCGGCGCTACGTCACCGTCGCGGTCGGGTGCACTGGTGGCAAGCACCGCTCGGTGGCGACCGCCGAGGAGCTCACCCGCCGGCTGGAGGACCTCGAGGAGGCGGGCGTCCAGCTCACCACCTTCCACCGGGACCTGGGGCGGGAGTGA
- the gap gene encoding type I glyceraldehyde-3-phosphate dehydrogenase, which yields MTVRVGINGFGRIGRNFMRAVLASGADIEIVGVNDLTDNATLAHLLKYDSILGRLEGEVSSSETEITVDGKAVKAFAEKDPAALPWGELGADVVIESTGIFTDATKARAHIEAGAKKVIISAPAKNEDFTVVMGVNDGDYDPQAHTIISNASCTTNCLAPMAKVLHEEFEIVKGLMTTIHAYTADQNLQDGPHSDLRRARAAALNIVPTKTGAAQAVALVLPELKGKFDGYALRVPTPTGSATDLTFQAGREVTVEEVNAAVRKAAEGPLKGILKYTEDPIVSKDIETDPHSCIFDAGLTKVIGDQVKVVGWYDNEWGYSCRLVDLTTLVGEKL from the coding sequence ATGACCGTTCGTGTTGGTATCAACGGTTTCGGGCGCATCGGCCGCAACTTCATGCGGGCCGTGCTGGCCTCCGGCGCCGACATCGAGATCGTGGGGGTGAACGACCTCACCGACAACGCCACGCTGGCCCACCTGCTGAAGTACGACTCGATCCTGGGCCGCCTGGAGGGGGAGGTCAGCTCCAGCGAGACCGAGATCACCGTGGACGGCAAGGCCGTCAAGGCCTTCGCCGAGAAGGACCCCGCAGCCCTGCCCTGGGGCGAGCTCGGCGCGGACGTCGTCATCGAGTCCACGGGCATCTTCACGGACGCGACCAAGGCCCGGGCGCACATCGAGGCCGGAGCCAAGAAGGTCATCATCTCCGCGCCGGCCAAGAACGAGGACTTCACGGTCGTCATGGGCGTCAACGACGGCGACTACGACCCCCAGGCGCACACCATCATCTCCAACGCCTCCTGCACCACCAACTGCCTCGCGCCCATGGCCAAGGTGCTGCACGAGGAGTTCGAGATCGTCAAGGGTCTGATGACCACCATCCACGCCTACACCGCGGACCAGAACCTCCAGGACGGCCCGCACTCGGACCTGCGCCGCGCCCGCGCCGCCGCCCTCAACATCGTCCCGACCAAGACCGGTGCCGCCCAGGCCGTCGCCCTGGTGCTGCCCGAGCTCAAGGGGAAGTTCGACGGGTACGCGCTGCGGGTCCCGACCCCGACCGGCTCCGCCACCGACCTCACCTTCCAGGCGGGCCGCGAGGTGACGGTCGAGGAGGTCAACGCCGCGGTGCGCAAGGCCGCCGAAGGCCCCCTGAAGGGCATCCTCAAGTACACCGAGGACCCGATCGTCTCCAAGGACATCGAGACCGACCCGCACTCCTGCATCTTCGACGCCGGCCTGACCAAGGTGATCGGCGACCAGGTGAAGGTCGTCGGGTGGTACGACAACGAGTGGGGCTACTCCTGCCGCCTGGTCGACCTCACCACCCTGGTGGGCGAGAAGCTCTGA
- the uvrC gene encoding excinuclease ABC subunit UvrC — protein sequence MADPATYRPAPGQIPTDPGVYRFRDQHGRVIYVGKARSLRPRLTSYFQDLGALHPRTRQMVTTGASVEWTVVRNEVEALQLEYSWIKEFDPRFNVKYRDDKSYPYLAVTMGEEFPRAQVMRGRKRPGTRYFGPYTHAWAIRETLDTLLRVFPLRTCSNGVFRRAGQVGRPCLLGYIDKCSAPCVGRVSPEEHREIAQDFCDFMAGDTQRFVRRLEREMRAAATALDFETAARLRDDVGALTRALERSAVVLPDATDADVYALADDELEVAVQVFLVRGGRVRGQRGWVSEKGAEDLGSIVQHLLQQVYGGEHGDDVPREVLVPVLPTDVEDVEEWLSGLRGSRVRVRVPQRGDKRTLAETVHRNAEQALARHKVARSGDLTLRSQALQELQEVLGLEEAPLRIESFDISHVQGSDVVGSMVVFEDGLARKGEYRRFIVRQGTADDTAAMHEVLTRRFRHLVDAPPAGQDDSRPAKFAYPPNLVVVDGGQPQVRAAQAALLQVGVNDVAVVGLAKRLEEVWLPDEEFPVVLPRTSEALYLLQRVRDEAHRFANAFHRQRRSRSMTTSALDGIPGLGPARQQALLRHFGSVRSVRAATVEELQEVPGVGPALAEVLVERLGGEETTPAVNLSTGEVLD from the coding sequence GTGGCTGACCCGGCCACCTACCGTCCGGCTCCCGGCCAGATCCCGACCGACCCGGGGGTCTACCGTTTCCGGGACCAGCACGGGCGCGTCATCTACGTCGGCAAGGCACGCAGCCTCCGGCCCCGGCTCACGTCCTACTTCCAGGACCTCGGGGCGCTGCACCCCCGCACCCGGCAGATGGTCACCACCGGGGCGAGTGTGGAGTGGACCGTCGTCCGCAACGAGGTCGAGGCCCTGCAGCTCGAGTACTCCTGGATCAAGGAGTTCGACCCCCGCTTCAACGTCAAGTACCGCGACGACAAGTCCTACCCCTACCTGGCGGTGACGATGGGGGAGGAGTTCCCCCGGGCGCAGGTGATGCGCGGCCGCAAGCGGCCGGGCACCCGCTACTTCGGGCCGTACACGCACGCGTGGGCCATCCGCGAGACCCTGGACACCCTGCTGCGGGTCTTCCCGCTGCGCACCTGCAGCAACGGCGTCTTCCGGCGCGCCGGGCAGGTGGGCCGGCCGTGCCTGCTGGGGTACATCGACAAGTGCTCGGCACCATGCGTGGGACGGGTCAGCCCCGAGGAGCACCGGGAGATCGCCCAGGACTTCTGCGACTTCATGGCCGGTGACACCCAGCGTTTCGTGCGTCGGCTCGAGCGGGAGATGCGGGCCGCCGCGACCGCGCTCGACTTCGAGACGGCGGCGCGCCTGCGCGACGACGTGGGGGCGCTGACCCGGGCGCTGGAGCGGTCCGCCGTCGTGCTGCCGGACGCCACCGACGCCGACGTCTACGCGCTCGCCGACGACGAGCTCGAGGTGGCCGTCCAGGTCTTCCTGGTGCGGGGAGGCCGCGTGCGGGGGCAGCGGGGATGGGTGAGCGAGAAGGGCGCGGAGGACCTGGGCTCGATCGTGCAGCACCTGCTCCAGCAGGTCTACGGCGGCGAGCACGGCGACGACGTCCCGCGCGAGGTCCTCGTGCCGGTCCTGCCCACGGACGTTGAGGACGTCGAGGAGTGGCTCAGCGGCCTGCGCGGCTCGCGGGTCCGGGTGCGCGTGCCGCAGCGCGGCGACAAACGCACGCTCGCCGAGACCGTGCACCGCAACGCCGAGCAGGCGCTGGCCCGCCACAAGGTGGCTCGCTCCGGCGACCTCACCCTGCGCTCCCAGGCGCTGCAGGAGCTGCAGGAGGTGCTGGGTCTGGAGGAGGCGCCGCTGCGGATCGAGTCCTTCGACATCAGCCACGTGCAGGGCAGCGACGTCGTCGGGTCCATGGTGGTCTTCGAGGACGGGCTGGCCCGCAAGGGGGAGTACCGGCGGTTCATCGTCCGGCAGGGCACGGCGGACGACACCGCCGCCATGCACGAGGTCCTGACCCGGCGCTTCCGGCACCTCGTCGACGCCCCGCCGGCCGGGCAGGACGACAGCCGGCCGGCGAAGTTCGCCTACCCGCCCAACCTCGTGGTCGTCGACGGCGGGCAGCCCCAGGTCAGGGCCGCGCAGGCCGCCCTGCTGCAGGTGGGTGTCAACGACGTCGCCGTCGTCGGGCTCGCCAAGCGGCTGGAGGAGGTCTGGCTGCCGGACGAGGAGTTCCCCGTCGTCCTCCCGCGCACGAGCGAGGCGCTCTACCTCCTGCAGCGGGTTCGGGACGAGGCCCACCGTTTCGCGAACGCCTTCCACCGGCAGCGTCGCTCCCGCAGCATGACGACCAGCGCGCTGGACGGCATACCCGGCCTGGGCCCGGCCCGTCAGCAGGCTCTCCTGCGGCACTTCGGCTCGGTCAGGTCGGTGCGGGCGGCCACGGTCGAGGAGCTCCAGGAGGTGCCGGGGGTCGGCCCGGCCCTGGCAGAGGTGCTGGTGGAGCGCCTCGGGGGCGAGGAGACCACCCCGGCGGTTAACCTGAGCACGGGCGAGGTGCTCGACTGA